The following are encoded together in the Penicillium digitatum chromosome 3, complete sequence genome:
- a CDS encoding methyltransferase domain-containing protein codes for MLDFLKRALRKPHADVYGLDHAILNIQLPLQRMWMNMGYWEHTNDFPEACQALLDQVLTAALSTEKASAVRILDVGCGCGDQSLYLTTILNGASPTSQSGFESGTGTGTATPAPIPSITSDIQPTESVLRSRHSKNKLQSPSSLRLDAYIGVTLVPAQAALGSRRIRHMQRESEDFIQAEIYCADAAVPSSWTGELKKSITAFGDTSINQNENEDTSTWLLALDTLYHFRPSRLPLLTYAQNTLNASFMAFDLILSNGITWYEKILLRLVCWGTNSPFGNFITEKEYVELLVKAGYNPASIEIRDVSQHVFGGLAGFIKRRAEEARPYGIKLGKFRAVSFVFEWWAKGRVVRGIVVVARKD; via the exons ATGCTAGACTTCCTCAAACGCGCCCTAAGGAAACCACACGCAGACGTGTACGGTCTAGACCATGCCATCCTCAACATACAGCTGCCATTGCAGAGGATGTGGATGAACATGGGGTACTGGGAG CACACAAATGACTTTCCAGAAGCCTGCCAAGCGCTCCTAGATCAGGTTCTCACGGCTGCGCTATCAACAGAGAAGGCGTCTGCCGTGAGAATCCTGGATGTTGGGTGTGGATGTGGTGATCAGTCGTTGTATCTGACGACGATTTTAAATGGCGCTTCTCCTACATCCCAGTCCGGTTTTGAATCTGGGACTGGGACCGGGACAGCAACCCCTGCCCCGATTCCCAGCATCACGTCTGATATCCAACCAACAGAGTCAGTTCTGCGGTCTCGACATAGCAAGAACAAGCTGCAatctccctcttctctgCGCCTAGATGCCTATATTGGGGTCACGCTGGTACCCGCGCAGGCCGCCCTCGGCTCACGCCGCATTCGCCATATGCAGCGAGAAAGCGAGGACTTTATCCAAGCAGAAATCTATTGTGCAGACGCTGCAGTCCCCAGCTCTTGGACTGGGGAGTTGAAAAAATCAATCACAGCCTTTGGAGACACGTCAATCAACCAGAATGAAAACGAAGACACATCTACATGGCTCTTGGCCCTAGATACGTTATATCACTTTCGCCCCTCGCGCCTTCCTCTTCTTACCTATGCACAAAACACCCTCAACGCCTCATTCATGGCCTTTGACTTGATATTATCTAATGGCATAACTTGGTACGAAAAGATCCTCCTCCGACTCGTGTGCTGGGGAACGAACTCTCCATTTGGGAATTTCATCACCGAGAAGGAATATGTGGAGCTCCTTGTTAAAGCTGGTTATAATCCAGCCTCTATTGAGATCCGAGATGTCTCGCAGCACGTTTTTGGCGGGTTGGCGGGATTCATTAAGCGCAGGGCTGAGGAGGCAAGGCCCTATGGGATAAAACTAGGAAAGTTCCGCGCGGTAAGCTTTGTGTTTGAGTGGTGGGCCAAGGGGAGGGTTGTCAGGGGTATTGTTGTTGTTGCAAGGAAGGATTAA
- a CDS encoding MFS multidrug transporter, putative, producing the protein MADRLPEAERSHLSSEKPQNSAELERHTTSNSLGSSTGSSISSAYDPQVHRLQSRNTELDLERNRTGTSIALSRTETQRAQHALTVGESIRSRPSRAPLPAFGGGKPYPPPLPEQEDYVVEFDGPDDPLYPLNWPVKKKCYISAILAFTSICSTFDSAVFSSSSRHVSSHFGVGLEVAVLSSSLYIVGYASGPLIWAPLSELKGRRIPIIMAMFGFGVFNIAVAVAKDLQTLMICRFFCGIFGSCPLAVVAAVFSDIWDNRTRGVAIAMFSSTVFLGPLLAPFIGGFINMSYLGWRWTAYIPAIMGFAAFLLNIFFLKESYPPVVLIAKASELRRRTKNWGIHAKQEEIEIDLRELIINNFSRPLRLLFNEPLILAVTVYLSFIYGLLYCFLTAYTLVFQGVYGMNAGVGGLPLFGMVVGLFSAATYIIISSKAYNKKLDKNGGIPIPEWRLPPVIVGGALFAAGLFWFGWTGFNGTIHWIVPTLSGLFTGFGLLIIFIQLFNYLIDTYLMFAASAIAANTFCRSMVAASFPLFSRQMFNGMGIQWAATLLGCLAAVLVPIPIGFYFFGRRLRMKSKFAPFYEAVQEGHASEEAEE; encoded by the exons ATGGCCGATCGGCTGCCTGAGGCCGAAAGGTCGCATCTATCGAGTGAAAAGCCACAGAACTCAGCTGAGCTAGAGAGACACACTACGTCAAACTCTCTTGGATCGTCGACTGGCTCGAGCATCTCCTCTGCATATGACCCGCAGGTGCATAGACTGCAATCACGGAACACAGAGCTGGACTTGGAACGTAATCGGACTGGGACATCGATAGCATTGAGCAGGACTGAGACGCAACGCGCCCAACATGCCCTCACCGTGGGTGAGAGTATTCGGTCACGACCGTCGCGGGCTCCATTGCCAGCTTTTGGTGGAGGCAAGCCCTACCCTCCACCTCTCCCTGAACAAGAGGATTACGTTGTGGAGTTCGATGGGCCAGATGATCCATTATACCCGTTGAACTGGCCTGTGAAGAAGAA ATGCTACATTAGTGCCATCCTCGCCTTCACCAGTATTTGCTCCACTTTCGATTCCGCCGtttttagttcttcgtctaGACATGTCTCGAGCCACTTTGGCGTCGGCCTCGAAGTTGCCGTGCTCTCCAGCTCTCTTTACATCGTCGGCTATGCCTCGGGTCCCTTGATTTGGGCTCCCCTATCTGAACTTAAGGGCCGTCGTATCCCCATTATCATGGCTATGTTCGGATTTGGCGTCTTCAACATCGCAGTGGCAGTCGCGAAAGACCTGCAAACACTCATGATCTGCCGATTCTTCTGTGGTATCTTCGGCAGTTGTCCCTTGGCAGTTGTGGCTGCTGTGTTCTCTGATATTTGGGATAACCGCACCCGTGGTGTTGCTATTGCCATGTTCTCCTCAACGGTGTTCCTGGGCCCTCTGCTAGCACCTTTCATCGGAGGTTTCATTAACATGTCCTATCTCGGCTGGCGCTGGACCGCCTATATCCCCGCAATTATGGGCTTCGCCGCTTTCCTCCTGAacatcttttttttgaagGAGTCCTATCCACCTGTTGTCCTAATTGCCAAGGCCTCGGAGCTACGTCGCCGAACCAAAAACTGGGGAATACATGCGAAGCAAGAGGAAATCGAGATCGACCTTCGAGAGCTGATCATCAACAACTTCTCTCGCCCGCTTCGACTGCTATTTAATGAGCCATTGATTCTAGCCGTCACTGTTTACTTGAGTTTTATCTACGGGTTACTCTATTGCTTCTTGACCGCATACACTCTGGTCTTCCAGGGTGTGTACGGCATGAATGCTGGCGTTGGAGGTCTTCCACTCTTCGGCATGGTAGTGGGCCTGTTCTCCGCCGCGACTTACATCATCATCTCTAGCAAGGCCTACAATAAGAAACTCGACAAGAACGGTGGTATCCCTATCCCCGAGTGGCGTCTCCCACCCGTGATAGTTGGCGGTGCTCTCTTCGCCGCGGGGCTCTTCTGGTTTGGATGGACTGGCTTCAATGGCACCATCCACTGGATCGTGCCCACTCTGAGTGGTCTATTCACCGGATTTGGCCTTCTAATCATTTTCATCCAACTGTTCAATTATCTGATTGATACATAtcttatgtt CGCTGCATCAGCTATCGCAGCAAACACGTTTTGTCGCTCAATGGTGGCAGCTAGCTTCCCGCTTTTCTCACGCCAGATGTTCAATGGAATGGGTATCCAGTGGGCTGCGACACTTCTCGGATGCCTCGCAGCCGTCCTTGTTCCCATTCCCATTGGATTCTACTTCTTCGGTAGGAGACTGAGAATGAAGAGCAAGTTTGCGCCATTTTATGAAGCTGTCCAGGAAGGGCACGCGTCTGAGGAGGCCGAAGAATAG